The following DNA comes from Miscanthus floridulus cultivar M001 chromosome 5, ASM1932011v1, whole genome shotgun sequence.
GACCTAGCTCCGCCCCTGGTTGCAGGCTGCAGCAAATCGTCTGGTTCGTTTggtttataagtcgtactttttagttaataaatagtatttttctctcacaataaatcagccaatagtacttctagccacggcttataagccaaacgaaccgAGTAAATTGCCGTCCCAGCACTAGCTCCCAGGTTTTTAACAGCTGCTGGCCGTGCTTGCCACAACCTGCGCACCCGAACGAACGAAGGCAACGCACGATCACAGGAATCGAGTAGCACGTTCGGAGTATAAGCCATGGCTGTTGGCTGATACgacccagcgaacaggccgaataaaCGCTGTTGTGACGATGCGACGACGGGTACCCCCTCAGAGTTTGAAACGGCTAGAGGAGAACAGGCGCGCGGACGGACTGGTGGGTACGTGTCGGTGTCCGTTCAAGCCCGATCGCTAGCTCATGGGTTCCTACTGGTTTTCGGTGTACGCCTCGTTCTTTCACTGGTGCGCCGTGGGGGAAAAGTGGCTGGCGGAGAAGGTAAGAAATCAACCGCCACCGGGCACCGCTATGCGATGATGGCGGCGTCGCGCGAGTGCAACCACCGCCGTGTCCTTGTGGCTGGCGTGCCGTCCATTTCAATCCACATTAATTTGATTCTGGGAGATGGTCGCTGAAACTGTGAGAACAGAAAACAGATTGGAATTCTCCACGGATTGTATTAGGATCCCGGCAAGGTTATTATTATCCTGACACTTTCAGGATCTAGAAAAAGTCGAGGATTTGGCTGTCTCCGGCTGTTGAACGAGATTAAAATACCGCATTTCTAGGTTTTCAGATAATTGGAATTGGAAGTGGTAAAATACCATGCTGGCTGATGGCTACTCCTGCTTGCAGCTCTGCAAGCTGAAAATGTCACCCTCCTATCAGATGCCAGAAAATTACGCTCTCAACCAAGCATGATGTTAAAAAAAAGCAAGCAAGATGCTCACGACTACCACTTACCAACCAGGCAGCCCGTAATAAACGAGCAAGCCGCGGCCGCGTTGGCTTGGATCCAGCGCACCGCTGCCACCCGCGTCTCAAATGCGCAGCGCAGGCGCGCAGCTGAGAGCTGACCAACGAACGCAACGACCACCTACCAGCTTTTGTTCCAGACTTCCGGTGCACCGTAGTTTGGACGACTGGGCAGCTGGGCTTGCCATAAAACCAGACGAAATGGCATGGCATGAACTGCTTACGCTGCTCAAGTTGTGCACACAAAAATTCAACACAAGAAATCCAGGTAGAACAAGGCGGGAAGGCTGGCGTTTCCTGTCAAAAACGAGGGCTCCGTTACCTGCTTCTCTGGTTTCGTCGTTTCGATGGACAATAATCAAGCGCCCCCTGGATGAGATCACCACGAGAACAGATTCAAGCGACTTTCTTTTGCCCCTGTGCCGAATGATGATTTGATGAGCTGTCGATGGAGACCCGCAAattccttaaacaaagtttgcgtCCAAGGTCCAACCAACGAAAGCTTTTATGGGATCATGGGGACCCTCGTAGATAGAATCATCACAGCCACGGGGCGTCAATGAACTCTTGCTAACCTACGAACCTGCCCAGAAAGCTCCATGATGCAACGCTGCCAATCTGTAAAAGGTGGTGATTCATGAAACGGTAAAAGAAGATGAGAAGTAATTCATGCGATGGTAAAAAAGAGGGTTAAAAGATCACAGGGGGTCCCTTATCAGTCTAGCATTCAAAGAAACTGACGCCCATTTTTCACCTGTAGTGTAAAATAAAAGGGCCTTTCGTGAGTCATAATACGCGTGCCCACCCCCAGAGCTTTCTGTGGCAGGCTTCTCACAATTTGTTGTGCTCATCTTATACACGGCAGAAACTGATATACGATGAGCACAACAAACAATGGGCGAATGATTAACAAGATAACAAGAGCTGTATGATGGCTATGGCAGCCTTCAAAGGAAGACAGTGTTGCACCTTCAGAGGCAGAAGCCACTATAACTGTGACGAGAAACACCTGTTTCTCTGTACGGTTCTCACGAGAGTTCGGAAGGAACACCGAAGACAAACTATGCAGGATATAAAAAGTACTGATCCTATGCAAGAGAATTCAATGTACATGATTTCACAACCCACTAGGAACATTCCCAGTGAGGTCCAATTGCAGATAAGTAAGACCCCTTCTAAGGAGATATACCAACCTTCCTGGCACTAGCTACTGAATCGCTAAGCCATCACCGAAATCTCTTGTCCTTTTGAAGCATGATATTTGGGTTCCGTGAATGACTCTTGTTTCCTGTTAGCTCGCCCCACCTGGTCCCTGCTCCATGAACACGTGAAGAAATGCTCCAGAGGGTGTCTCCTGCCTGACCAGCTGCCTCTTTTGTTGGCTTCACGATAGCTTTGGATTTCATCAGAGGATGCTTGTTTCCCTTGCCCATGCCAGCTGCAAGCAACCATCTAGAGCCAGAATGCTGCTGCGTTTGATTGCCCCATGGTTTCATCTTCTCAGGTTCGCTCTTGAAACCAGCAACATGCACTTCTGTAACCTTGAATTGGGGAATGGGATCCTCTAATTCCTCAGCCTTCTCTTCTGTGACCAATGCCTTATCTGGAACCTCTTCGGTCTTGGGTTCCTCATCATCCTGCTCGCTGTTGCCTTTGTCTGAGACAGTACTGTAGATTTTGGGCTTTGAGGGTACAAAAACCCTTTCAACTTGGATTAATGCGAGCATTGGTGTGCCCACTGGCTCGTAATTGCGTAGTGGGTCACGCAGTTGAACCATGAGAGCAACCGTAAAGTTATTCCCTAACAAGCCCCATCTTCTACCAGATCTCCTACTCTTTCTGTCTCCATTCCGGTTTTCAGCAACTAACTCCATGGATTTTGCATGGTGAGCAGCAAGTATCTTCGATGTCCGGTCACTATACTGTTCTTCTTCGTCCACAACCCCAGAATCAAGCCTCATCCACTCATCTAGAGTGATTGACAAGCCCATTAATCCATCAACTTCTTCTCCACTTTGCTTAACGTCCAGAAGCTGCAAACCTGCAGTTCCCTCTAAACCAAGGGACAAGGTATTCTCTGCACACTTTCCTTGCAGAGATGAAAATTCCCCAATAGGCTTCGCACTGATATTGGAGGGTGCATCTTCTTCTGACATGCCAGATTGTATCCTCAAACCCTCAATGGAAAGGGCTTCAATCTTTTCCATAGCTAATGGTGCAAGGTCCTCAAGTGAAACATACTCTGAAGCATTCTCCCCACCCAAGGATGATGAAAGATCAGCACATCTACCTTTCTTCTTCTTACCAGAGGGAGCATTGCCACCCCCTCCTACCAAAGCATCGATGCTATGATAGTCCAATGCATCATATCTGCATTgataaaagagaaaaaaaactttaAGCAAGGCATATGATAAAGTAGGAAAAAGCACAAACAAGCATGAAAAGGAAGATAATAAACCTTTCAGTAGACTCCAGAGCTGGAGCAGCTTCCCAGGCAATCTGCTGCATCATTTTACCATTAACATCTTCCAAGGGCATAAGTTTGTTTGCCTGCATTGATAACTTCTCAATTCCAACTGATGCCAGACCACGCAATATATCCATAATCCCAGATCCCATCTCTGCTGGCAGTACAATCGGAGAAGAAGCCTGCATAACCAAGCTGCAGTTGTTCTTTGCATTTTTGAACAGGGCTGGGTTCATTGATCGCAGAAATCCTCCATCTTTGGTCTGAATAAATGGACCTAAACCTTGAGCCAATGGCGGTAGCTCCAGGGGCTGCTCAGGTGGGAGGTTAATGGGGCTACCAAACCCACTTCTACTTTCAGGAGAAGATTGGAAGGACTTCTCATTTAGCCCAAATTGACGCATTAAGGCCTCAGTTTCTTCGTCTTCCAGCGACTTAGCTCGAAATTTGGTATCAATGGGTTGGCTTCCATTCTGAAGCTCGAGCTCAGCCTCATGTATCATTGCAGAGAGATCGAAATCCTCCACAACATCCTCACAAGTAGGTCCTTCAATTCCATGGTCAAAGTCCAAACCAAGAATAGCGTTGCCAGATGCTAACGCTTCCTTTTCAAACTGCTTCCAAAGTCGTTCTCTCGGTGACTCGGAATCACTATCTGAGGGTTGCCCAAATGGGCTATGCTCTATGCTAAGCATATCCAAGAACTCATTAGCAACAGAATCTGTTGAAAGATCCATGCTGCGTGATCTGCCCTTCCTACTGGCAGACTTGTAACTATCAGTCACTCCTGTGCAGCTCAATCGCCTAGAATGCTTATCTTCTACAACTGGTGATTCAAATTCCTCCGGCTCAGCAACTGAGAGCTCGTTCAAAATACATTCCAGGTCCTCCAGTTCTGCATCTGCTCCAAACTGACCCTCTGCTTCCGGAGCAGCAGTAGGCAGTGAAGCGGCTTTGACTATTCCATCCTCTTTGTCTTCCACATTCTCCCTTTGAACAGCAACATCACTGACTGCCACCTCAGTCTTCACTCCAACAGTCTGATCTTCAGCGACATCACCGCTTATTACTACAGGCTTGAATGATCCCTCTTCGTCAATTTTAAACCCTGAATCCTCATTATGATCAGCAGCATTGCTGGTTTCCACATGTTTGAGTCTTTGTGGGTCATCTGAAGCAACCTCAACTCCATGCTCAACAACATTGAACTCCACCGTGCCCCAATCGCCATCTGGACGCACCAAGCTCCCCTTCTTAACCTCTACCGATGTGCAGTGCTTTGCCTCCGGAGACCCCTCCTCCGTGCAGTCCAGTGCTGCCACCTCCTCCTTCCTCGCAACAGGACCCCCGTCACCAACAAAAGGCAGCGACCTGGCAGACCTCAAGCCGGGCAGCACCTCGTGCAGCACCCTCACGTCCCTGCTCCGCGCCGGCACAGGCGTCGGCACCTGCACTGACACCGGGCGCGCCATGGACCCGCGCCGCAGCCCCGCCACTTCCCCGGCCTTGTGCTGCTCGCTGGCGCCGCCGCCCGTGAGGAGCGAGCAAGAGAAGGTTACGTTGAGCCGCGCGCCGCGGGCGGGGCCGGACAGCCGGAAGCTGGTGTTCCACTTGCCGAAGCCGGA
Coding sequences within:
- the LOC136452783 gene encoding protein PLASTID MOVEMENT IMPAIRED 1-RELATED 1-like gives rise to the protein MSSRFPHGGSGGGGDHRGGDAGDAALARDIVTLHKALSLDPSARRRRSLPLPSPSTAATEQPRHKPRLKPSFSSSSSSRKLLPSTANSSSASTSSSSSSFWKKSLTAISHLGRRRLDCAFVLHVHSVDGLPAALDGSAVSVQFRRMSVSASTRSVPAALGATAFEEALTLRSPVYFSRGAKAVVKYEPRAFAVSVAASTLELGKHEVDLTRLLPLSFDDLEDGGDSGFGKWNTSFRLSGPARGARLNVTFSCSLLTGGGASEQHKAGEVAGLRRGSMARPVSVQVPTPVPARSRDVRVLHEVLPGLRSARSLPFVGDGGPVARKEEVAALDCTEEGSPEAKHCTSVEVKKGSLVRPDGDWGTVEFNVVEHGVEVASDDPQRLKHVETSNAADHNEDSGFKIDEEGSFKPVVISGDVAEDQTVGVKTEVAVSDVAVQRENVEDKEDGIVKAASLPTAAPEAEGQFGADAELEDLECILNELSVAEPEEFESPVVEDKHSRRLSCTGVTDSYKSASRKGRSRSMDLSTDSVANEFLDMLSIEHSPFGQPSDSDSESPRERLWKQFEKEALASGNAILGLDFDHGIEGPTCEDVVEDFDLSAMIHEAELELQNGSQPIDTKFRAKSLEDEETEALMRQFGLNEKSFQSSPESRSGFGSPINLPPEQPLELPPLAQGLGPFIQTKDGGFLRSMNPALFKNAKNNCSLVMQASSPIVLPAEMGSGIMDILRGLASVGIEKLSMQANKLMPLEDVNGKMMQQIAWEAAPALESTERYDALDYHSIDALVGGGGNAPSGKKKKGRCADLSSSLGGENASEYVSLEDLAPLAMEKIEALSIEGLRIQSGMSEEDAPSNISAKPIGEFSSLQGKCAENTLSLGLEGTAGLQLLDVKQSGEEVDGLMGLSITLDEWMRLDSGVVDEEEQYSDRTSKILAAHHAKSMELVAENRNGDRKSRRSGRRWGLLGNNFTVALMVQLRDPLRNYEPVGTPMLALIQVERVFVPSKPKIYSTVSDKGNSEQDDEEPKTEEVPDKALVTEEKAEELEDPIPQFKVTEVHVAGFKSEPEKMKPWGNQTQQHSGSRWLLAAGMGKGNKHPLMKSKAIVKPTKEAAGQAGDTLWSISSRVHGAGTRWGELTGNKSHSRNPNIMLQKDKRFR